GTGGAAATTAACTCTGCGAATGCTATTTAGGGTGCATTTTTATTAGAGGAATTCTTCATGCGTAATTAACCCGCAAAGTATTACGCATGATGTATGTTTATTCCCCACCCATATGGTTAATTAGTCAACGAAATAATAATGAGAAACTTTCATTCTGTTTCCTATTATTTCCAGTTGCTGCAGCTGCGCCATTAGTATGCTCGTTTCAATCATCAGTACTTTCCTGGTGGTCATCATTGTAGTGGGCTTGGCGGTCTACTTCATCTACTACTACGAGCAGGAGGACGAAGTTACAAAACTTACCAACAAAGTTACCGATAGCGTCCAATCAAGCtttgacaaaataaaagaTGCTCTCAGCAGATAAGCTGAACATCATCTTTTGGTAAGATTTATAAATCATTTCTTCTGCTTCATCTTAACTAAATTTGCCTTTAATTTCAGAATAATTCACATCTTTAAATGTTCCAAGCTATACAATTCCATTGATCCAGATAAGCCACCAATCTTTAACGAGAACAAACTTAAATACCGCCGAAGCCTTGAAGTCGAGGATGATtgttaaacttttttaatgccagtacaaacaaaatgtttaaaaatccCATACTATTGTGAATCTCCGACTAACAGAATGTTCCAACgcttaaaaattgtaaaattaaattatttaaatattttaaaacagaaCTAAAAACTTTTTAAGACAGAATTGATTGATGTAAAATGTGGCGGAgcctttttaataaatagtttTCATATACAGCTTAAAAGCTTTTGGTCTTTCTTTTCTCCGAAGATGAAGTCATTTTCTATTTTAAGAGATTCCCATATTATTCGTGGATGCGAGCAGCCTATTTATTCCAAATATATACGATAAACTCATTTCCGTTCATGAAAAAATGTCTGGAATTAAACTACAAGAAATTTTCTTTCTCAAGGTCGTCTTCTaagttaaatataaaatttttcttatcAACTATGCTTGTTTTAATGGGAAAATCTACGCAAAACAATCATTTCTTTAGGGAATAATTCAGTACAGCGATAAAAGTCTAAACGTTGTACTGAATAATCAAAGTAACATCACGACCTTGTGGAAATCTCTCCTTGCAAACTCCTGGGTAATCACCAATAAAATCGATATGTTCTGAACCATTTTGGAGCCATCGACTCGATGAACTTCTACCAGGCTCCCATAAAGTACAGGTCGGCTGCCAATCGTTCGACGACTTCGATTTGGACCCAAATCAGCCCCTTCATCGCTCCGAAATGGGAAACTCAACACGCCGGCGCTGGCGCTGGGGAATGGGGGAAATCAGACACGGGGGAGCAGTGGAAACTCAACATGGAGGGGAAATGGGAGCTCATCAAAAAGGATGAAATAAAGGTTTTTCCATCAGTCCGGCAACACTCTACAATAAAACTGTcgcatttaaaataattatttgaatcattatttaatctttaaagaaatagaatttttaaatatgcgctaaattatacaatattttaaaaatctagaGTGTGGCCAACTacctaaacaaaaaaaatacaagtatttttaTGTTGAGTATCTCGCACCCTGTGAAATCACGTATAAGCCAGAGTaatgtaaacaaaaataaagtataCGAATGGAGAACTCGGAGATTGAGTTTAATGACGACTATGAGCATCCTGACAATGTGGAATACATATTAGAATCCGTGCTAATGCCCAGCGATGGCAGCTTAGAATTTAACCTTTTAGCAGAGGAATATAATTCAATTCTTCTGAACCAGTGCCGGTGCAATACAGAAGCCTgtgaaaatatagaaacatgTACTCATGGAGGACAATACGAGATGAAACCCAAAGAAAAGGAACTaactttaaagaaattaaaaataaatactgtACGCCCCATCATTGAGTGCAATGATTTATGCGGTTGCAGTAAAAATTCTTGCCTAAACCGCCTGGTTCAATATGGTCCAAGGAAGAATCTTGAGGTATTCCATTCCCCTAAATATAGATCCCATGGTCTACGCACAAAAGTTAATATACCTTCAGGAGCCTTTATCTGTGAATATGCTGGCGAGCTGCTAACAGTCAGTGAGGCAAAAAAGCGATTGGAAGAAAACCAAAAGCTTGGCCTGATGAACTACATATTGGTTCTTAACGAATATTCAAACGAGAAGAAGCAACAGGTGACTATTGTGGATCCTTCTCGGCG
The Drosophila bipectinata strain 14024-0381.07 chromosome 3R, DbipHiC1v2, whole genome shotgun sequence DNA segment above includes these coding regions:
- the LOC108129596 gene encoding probable histone-lysine N-methyltransferase set-23; the protein is MENSEIEFNDDYEHPDNVEYILESVLMPSDGSLEFNLLAEEYNSILLNQCRCNTEACENIETCTHGGQYEMKPKEKELTLKKLKINTVRPIIECNDLCGCSKNSCLNRLVQYGPRKNLEVFHSPKYRSHGLRTKVNIPSGAFICEYAGELLTVSEAKKRLEENQKLGLMNYILVLNEYSNEKKQQVTIVDPSRRGNIGRYLNHSCDPNCQIGAVRIDCPIPKLGIFAARDIVAQEELCFHYGGEGQSKNINEGKACLCAAANCTGFMPNTSIE
- the LOC108129335 gene encoding protein midgut expression 1, giving the protein MCKCLAGNIACCCCSCAISMLVSIISTFLVVIIVVGLAVYFIYYYEQEDEVTKLTNKVTDSVQSSFDKIKDALSR